From a single Phacochoerus africanus isolate WHEZ1 chromosome 11, ROS_Pafr_v1, whole genome shotgun sequence genomic region:
- the LOC125111688 gene encoding olfactory receptor 52A1-like: MSISNVTILTPSVLTLIGIPGLESVQSWIGIPFCAMYLTAVLGNSWLLSIIRSERSLREPMYMFLGMLAVTDIALSTSVVPKMLGIFWFHVSEIYFDACLLQMWLIHTFQGIESGILLAMALDRYVAICSPLRHAAIFTQQLVTQIGAAVTLRAAILVAPCLVLIKCRLHLYHTTVISHSYCEHMAIVKLAAGNVRVNKVYGLFVAFTVVGCDLTVITLSYVQIFVAVFRLPQKEARLKAVHTCVPHICVFLQLYLLAFFSFFTHRFGGRIPPYLHILVSSIYLVVPPCLNPLVYGAKTKQIRIQVTKMFRS, from the coding sequence ATGTCCATTTCCAACGTCACGATCCTCACGCCCTCTGTGTTGACACTGATAGGGATCCCAGGCCTGGAGTCTGTGCAGAGCTGGATCGGGATTCCATTCTGTGCCATGTATCTCACTGCTGTGCTGGGAAATTCCTGGCTTCTGAGCATCATCAGGTCAGAACGCAGCCTCCGTGAGCCCATGTACATGTTCCTGGGCATGCTGGCAGTCACGGACATCGCACTTAGTACCAGCGTTGTGCCCAAGATGCTTGGGATCTTCTGGTTTCATGTCTCAGAGATTTATTTTGATGCCTGCTTGCTCCAGATGTGGCTCATCCACACATTTCAGGGCATCGAGTCAGGCATCCTGCTGGCCATGGCCCtggaccgctatgtggccatctgttcCCCCCTGAGACATGCTGCCATCTTTACCCAGCAGCTAGTCACTCAGATTGGGGCTGCGGTAACACTCAGGGCTGCCATCCTTGTAGCCCCCTGCCTCGTCCTGATAAAGTGTCGACTGCACCTTTATCATACCACTGTCATCTCCCACTCCTACTGTGAGCACATGGCCATTGTGAAGCTGGCTGCAGGAAACGTCCGAGTGAACAAAGTCTACGGTCTGTTTGTGGCCTTCACTGTTGTAGGGTGTGACCTCACCGTCATCACTCTGTCCTATGTCCAAATATTCGTGGCAGTGTTCCGTCTGCCCCAGAAGGAGGCCAGGCTGAAAGCGGTCCACACTTGCGTCCCTCACATCTGCGTCTTCCTGCAGCTCTACCTCCtcgctttcttctccttcttcacaCACAGGTTTGGGGGGCGCATCCCCCCTTACCTCCACATCCTCGTCTCCAGCATCTACTTGGTGGTCCCTCCGTGCCTCAATCCGCTTGTCTATGGGGCAAAGACCAAGCAGATCCGCATCCAAGTGACAAAAATGTTCCGTTCGTGA